From Enterococcus wangshanyuanii, the proteins below share one genomic window:
- a CDS encoding YusW family protein, with translation MKMTNITKSLLVAGVALSISAAPFISGVSAEASTVISETAYEKIISFTKADLDKAVGTSLTASTINKVYTSLSQAKVWEKLGYSKADAKKVAARFSESKYQATGILTEIAMNEHVSLKVVTINKPYYSSVNIGTMGESTAPGTDESSTEESTTEETTPSEDNNAAAKQSMKEIDVDIEYKNKDIELEYDVKSDGTVKAKFENEFTGEKMSGVRAQQKIEAIFAGLDVRNSSQTQIKNHVITKLNANQNFKKFDFKVKFVDKTKVDFKIK, from the coding sequence ATGAAAATGACAAATATAACGAAATCTTTATTAGTAGCAGGAGTGGCTTTATCGATCAGTGCAGCACCATTTATTAGTGGTGTATCAGCAGAGGCCTCAACGGTGATTTCTGAAACAGCATATGAAAAAATCATCAGCTTCACGAAAGCAGATCTAGATAAGGCTGTTGGCACATCATTAACAGCGTCAACAATCAACAAAGTATACACTTCTTTATCACAAGCAAAAGTTTGGGAAAAATTGGGCTACAGCAAAGCAGATGCTAAAAAAGTTGCTGCTCGTTTTTCTGAAAGCAAATACCAAGCAACGGGTATTTTAACTGAAATCGCAATGAATGAACATGTTTCTTTAAAAGTTGTTACAATCAATAAACCATATTATAGCAGCGTAAATATTGGAACTATGGGAGAAAGTACAGCTCCAGGAACAGATGAATCTTCAACAGAAGAGTCCACAACAGAAGAAACAACGCCAAGTGAAGATAACAATGCAGCTGCAAAACAATCAATGAAAGAAATCGATGTTGATATCGAATATAAAAATAAAGATATTGAATTAGAATATGACGTAAAATCAGATGGAACTGTGAAAGCTAAATTTGAAAATGAGTTTACTGGTGAAAAAATGTCAGGCGTCAGAGCGCAACAAAAAATCGAAGCAATTTTTGCAGGTCTTGATGTTCGAAACAGCAGCCAAACTCAAATAAAAAATCATGTAATCACTAAGTTGAATGCAAACCAAAACTTCAAGAAATTTGATTTTAAAGTTAAATTTGTAGATAAAACAAAAGTTGATTTCAAAATCAAATAA
- the whiA gene encoding DNA-binding protein WhiA, which produces MSFASDVKKELTTLEVHREHARAELAALIRMNGSLSIVNQQFVLNVQTENAAIARRIYSLLKDHYDVRSELLVRKKMKLKKNNVYIVRLKQGTKDVLADLDILDGMMFNTHVSDEIMGNAQKMRSYLRGAFMASGSVNNPETSRYHLEIFSIYEEHNEDICQMLNYYDLNARTLERRNGYISYLKGAERIADFLTLIGATNSMLKFEDVRIVRDMRNSVNRLVNCETANLNKTIDAASKQIENIQYIESVVGLTALPEKLQEIAELRLEYPEVSLKELGEMIPSGAISKSGINHRIRKINEFAEKLREKSA; this is translated from the coding sequence ATGTCTTTTGCCTCAGATGTAAAAAAGGAACTAACGACTTTAGAGGTTCATCGAGAACATGCTAGAGCAGAACTTGCCGCATTGATTCGGATGAATGGATCATTAAGCATCGTGAATCAACAATTTGTCTTAAATGTTCAGACAGAAAATGCTGCGATCGCAAGACGTATTTATTCTCTTTTAAAGGATCATTATGATGTTCGATCGGAATTGCTTGTTCGGAAAAAAATGAAATTAAAGAAAAATAATGTCTATATTGTTCGTTTAAAACAGGGAACTAAAGATGTTCTAGCCGACTTAGATATTTTGGATGGAATGATGTTTAATACGCATGTATCAGATGAGATCATGGGAAATGCTCAAAAGATGAGATCCTATTTGCGTGGCGCCTTCATGGCTTCAGGCTCAGTCAATAATCCTGAAACGAGTCGTTATCATTTGGAAATATTTTCTATTTATGAAGAACATAATGAAGATATTTGTCAGATGTTGAATTATTATGATTTGAATGCACGAACATTAGAAAGAAGAAACGGTTATATTTCTTATTTAAAAGGGGCAGAGCGGATCGCTGATTTTTTAACATTGATCGGTGCGACGAATTCGATGTTAAAATTTGAAGACGTCCGAATTGTACGAGATATGCGCAATTCTGTTAATCGTTTGGTCAATTGCGAAACAGCGAACTTAAATAAAACGATCGACGCCGCATCAAAACAAATTGAGAATATCCAGTATATTGAAAGCGTCGTAGGGTTGACCGCTTTACCGGAAAAATTGCAGGAGATTGCTGAATTACGTTTAGAATATCCAGAAGTCAGTCTGAAAGAACTCGGTGAAATGATTCCTTCCGGAGCCATTTCAAAGTCTGGAATCAATCATCGAATCAGAAAAATCAATGAATTTGCTGAAAAGCTTAGAGAAAAAAGTGCATAA
- a CDS encoding DsbA family protein, which yields MDISIIDATKVTTENGLVIGKETAPVKMVEFMNVRCPYCKKWFEESFELLEGYVKEGKVQRIIKLFDKEKETLQPGNVMHHHIDYTMPEKGLLSLKQMYDTQDQWGHLSLADVAVFAQDNLQLAEKKNPEMIDAVIAEANAANIKFVPTIVIGEHIFDESVTKEELIRYIEGN from the coding sequence ATGGATATTTCAATTATTGATGCAACAAAAGTTACCACGGAAAATGGTTTAGTTATCGGGAAAGAGACCGCTCCCGTAAAAATGGTCGAATTTATGAACGTGCGTTGTCCTTACTGTAAAAAATGGTTTGAAGAGTCTTTTGAGCTATTGGAAGGTTACGTCAAAGAAGGGAAAGTTCAGCGTATTATCAAGCTGTTCGATAAAGAGAAAGAAACCTTACAGCCTGGAAATGTGATGCATCATCATATTGACTATACTATGCCTGAAAAAGGATTACTTAGCTTAAAACAAATGTATGACACTCAAGATCAATGGGGTCATCTTTCTTTAGCCGATGTTGCGGTCTTTGCACAAGATAATCTGCAGCTAGCTGAAAAGAAAAACCCTGAGATGATCGATGCTGTGATCGCTGAAGCAAATGCAGCTAATATCAAATTTGTTCCAACAATCGTTATTGGTGAACATATCTTTGATGAATCTGTTACGAAAGAAGAACTGATCCGCTATATTGAAGGCAATTAA
- a CDS encoding PadR family transcriptional regulator: MGKTNQFKKGVLELCVLYLLQNRDRYGYELTQKVDKYISLTEGALYPILRRLVKEGYCETYLKESSNGPARKYYKITSEGREYLTDLESEWTIFVKNVSLIKMEEDNEKN, translated from the coding sequence TTGGGAAAGACAAATCAGTTCAAAAAAGGTGTACTAGAATTGTGTGTGCTTTATTTATTGCAGAATAGGGATCGCTATGGTTATGAGTTGACACAAAAAGTTGATAAGTATATTTCACTAACAGAAGGAGCGCTATATCCAATTTTAAGACGTTTAGTTAAAGAAGGATATTGTGAGACGTATTTAAAAGAGTCTTCAAATGGTCCAGCAAGAAAATATTATAAGATTACAAGTGAAGGCAGAGAATATTTGACGGATCTAGAATCAGAGTGGACGATTTTTGTGAAAAACGTATCATTGATAAAAATGGAGGAAGATAATGAAAAGAATTAA
- a CDS encoding gluconeogenesis factor YvcK family protein — protein MKMKTYRIRKPKIVVVGGGTGLPVILKSLRNQSADITAVVTVADDGGSSGEIRESMNLTPPGDLRNVLVALSDMPQLYEDIFQYRFDKSDKYFANHAIGNLIIAAVSEMRGSTYEAIQLLSKMMHVDGHIFPSSERPLTLHAVFKDGTVAVGESNIAVDRKTIDYVFVTNTNDDEQPKAARKVVKAIEEADMIVLGPGSLFTSILPNLVISEIGDAIINAEGEVVYICNIMTQKGETEHFTDADHICVLHDHLKSKFIDTVLVNTEKVPDGYMDPEVYDEYLVQVEHDFQKLRSEGCRVISTDFLKLRDGGVFHDGDKVVDELFRIVFGARY, from the coding sequence ATGAAAATGAAAACGTACCGGATCAGAAAGCCTAAGATCGTTGTTGTCGGTGGTGGTACTGGGCTGCCTGTTATTTTAAAAAGCTTGAGAAATCAAAGCGCGGATATCACTGCTGTTGTAACAGTTGCTGATGATGGAGGCAGTAGTGGTGAAATTCGTGAATCAATGAATTTGACTCCACCCGGTGATTTGCGTAATGTGTTGGTTGCTTTATCAGATATGCCGCAATTGTATGAAGATATCTTTCAGTATCGTTTTGATAAATCAGATAAATATTTTGCAAATCATGCCATCGGTAATTTGATTATTGCTGCCGTTTCTGAAATGCGTGGCAGTACGTATGAAGCGATTCAATTGTTGTCAAAAATGATGCATGTGGATGGACATATTTTTCCTTCGTCAGAAAGACCATTGACCTTACATGCTGTTTTCAAAGATGGAACAGTAGCAGTTGGTGAGTCGAACATTGCCGTCGATCGAAAAACGATCGATTATGTTTTTGTGACCAATACAAATGACGATGAACAGCCGAAAGCCGCTCGAAAAGTAGTGAAAGCGATCGAAGAAGCAGACATGATCGTTTTAGGTCCTGGAAGTCTATTTACGAGTATTTTGCCTAATCTGGTGATCAGTGAAATTGGAGATGCGATTATCAACGCAGAAGGAGAAGTCGTTTACATTTGCAATATCATGACACAAAAAGGTGAAACAGAGCACTTTACGGATGCAGACCATATTTGTGTATTACACGATCATCTCAAAAGTAAGTTTATTGACACTGTTTTAGTCAATACAGAAAAAGTACCAGATGGGTATATGGATCCGGAAGTTTACGATGAGTATCTTGTTCAAGTCGAACATGACTTTCAAAAATTAAGATCAGAAGGCTGCCGAGTGATTTCAACTGACTTTTTGAAGTTAAGGGATGGCGGCGTTTTCCATGATGGAGATAAGGTAGTCGACGAATTGTTCCGTATCGTTTTCGGAGCAAGGTATTAA
- the uvrB gene encoding excinuclease ABC subunit UvrB has translation MIERETSNTFDLVSKYQPDGDQPEAIKRLTEGIEGGEKAQILLGATGTGKTFTISNVITEVNKPTLVIAHNKTLAGQLYGEFKEFFPNNAVEYFVSYYDYYQPEAYVPSSDTYIEKDASINDEIDKLRHSATSSLLERNDVIVVASVSCIFGLGDPKEYSEQVVSIRVGMEMDRSQLLTNLVNIQFERNDIDFQRGRFRVRGDVVEIFPASRDEHALRVEFFGDEIERIREVDALTGEIIAETEHVAIFPATHFVTNEDHMEHAISQIQAELDERLRVLRSENKLLEAQRLEQRTNYDIEMMREMGYTSGIENYSRHMDGRSEGEPPYTLLDFFPDDFLLVIDESHVTMPQIRGMYNGDRARKQMLVDYGFRLPSALDNRPLRLEEFEEHVHQIVYVSATPGPYEHEQTDTVIQQIIRPTGLLDPLIEVRPIMGQIDDLVGEINERVAKNQRVFVTTLTKKMSEDLTDYFKELGIKVKYLHSDIKTLERTEIIRDLRLGEFDVLVGINLLREGLDVPEVSLIAILDADKEGFLRSERSLVQTIGRAARNADGRVIMYADKITDSMQKAMDETARRRSIQEKYNEEHGIVPKTIIKEIRELISISKANNEKNEPFKIDKSYHEMTRQEKADLLMKLEKEMKDAAKALDFETAATLRDTILELKAAD, from the coding sequence ATGATAGAAAGAGAAACCTCCAATACGTTTGACCTAGTGTCAAAGTATCAGCCGGATGGTGATCAGCCGGAAGCGATCAAGCGATTAACAGAAGGGATCGAAGGCGGCGAGAAAGCTCAGATTCTACTTGGAGCAACAGGAACTGGTAAGACATTTACGATCTCTAATGTGATTACCGAGGTCAATAAACCTACGTTGGTCATCGCGCATAATAAAACATTAGCTGGACAGCTTTACGGTGAATTCAAAGAATTCTTCCCGAATAATGCGGTCGAGTATTTTGTTAGTTATTATGACTATTATCAGCCAGAAGCTTATGTTCCTTCCAGCGATACATATATAGAAAAAGATGCCAGTATCAATGATGAAATCGATAAACTGCGTCACTCTGCAACAAGCTCATTACTTGAAAGGAATGATGTGATCGTAGTTGCTTCGGTTTCGTGTATCTTTGGTTTGGGAGATCCTAAAGAATATAGTGAACAGGTCGTATCGATTCGTGTTGGGATGGAAATGGACCGTAGTCAGTTATTGACGAATTTGGTCAATATTCAATTTGAACGCAATGACATCGATTTTCAGCGGGGACGTTTTCGTGTGCGTGGAGATGTGGTTGAAATTTTCCCAGCCTCAAGAGATGAGCATGCGTTAAGAGTTGAATTTTTCGGTGATGAGATTGAACGAATCAGAGAGGTTGATGCGCTGACCGGAGAAATAATTGCGGAAACAGAGCATGTGGCAATTTTCCCAGCGACTCACTTTGTGACGAATGAAGATCATATGGAACACGCTATTTCTCAGATCCAAGCCGAATTAGATGAACGATTAAGAGTTTTACGTAGTGAAAATAAATTACTGGAAGCCCAACGTTTAGAACAACGGACAAATTATGATATCGAAATGATGCGTGAGATGGGCTATACATCTGGTATTGAAAACTACTCTCGTCATATGGACGGACGCTCTGAAGGGGAGCCGCCATACACATTACTAGATTTCTTTCCTGATGATTTCCTGTTGGTAATCGATGAATCACATGTAACGATGCCGCAAATTAGAGGAATGTATAATGGAGACAGAGCAAGAAAACAAATGCTGGTCGATTATGGTTTCCGTTTACCAAGTGCTTTAGATAACCGTCCACTCAGATTGGAAGAATTTGAAGAGCATGTTCATCAAATCGTCTATGTTTCCGCTACGCCAGGCCCTTATGAGCATGAACAGACAGATACTGTGATCCAACAGATTATTCGTCCAACTGGCTTACTAGATCCGTTGATCGAAGTTCGTCCGATCATGGGACAAATCGATGATCTAGTTGGTGAAATCAATGAACGTGTAGCGAAGAACCAACGGGTTTTTGTTACTACACTGACGAAGAAAATGTCAGAGGATCTAACAGATTATTTCAAAGAACTAGGAATCAAGGTCAAGTATCTGCATAGTGATATCAAGACATTGGAACGAACCGAGATCATTCGCGATCTGCGTTTAGGTGAGTTTGATGTATTGGTCGGAATCAATCTATTAAGAGAAGGACTGGATGTGCCGGAAGTATCATTGATCGCTATTTTAGATGCTGATAAAGAAGGCTTCTTGAGAAGTGAGCGTTCACTTGTTCAGACGATCGGAAGAGCGGCGCGAAATGCAGACGGCCGAGTGATCATGTACGCAGATAAAATAACTGATTCGATGCAAAAAGCGATGGATGAAACAGCTCGTCGTCGTTCGATCCAAGAGAAATATAATGAAGAACACGGAATCGTGCCGAAAACGATCATCAAAGAGATTCGAGAATTGATATCGATTTCTAAGGCGAACAATGAAAAGAATGAGCCATTCAAGATCGATAAATCTTATCATGAGATGACGCGTCAGGAAAAAGCAGACTTATTGATGAAACTAGAAAAAGAAATGAAAGATGCTGCAAAAGCGCTGGACTTTGAAACGGCAGCTACACTGAGAGATACGATCTTAGAGCTAAAAGCAGCAGATTAG
- a CDS encoding DUF4097 family beta strand repeat-containing protein gives MKRINGFFEEMKTYFLEKDLDSFNEIKEDLLEQIEIQLEEGKTEEEIIAGLGKPEMIADSFYEDQRLDKALKAEKDIVAVEDVKKVYKKEQQLKRKKVLKKIQLAIFIAIGLLCLALSIYLIGFVFVYSIFEKYFAFGPATLAVFFLCSLIYFIWKIRGKQFVHNKWLGMISMISLVSSIGIFFSGQWFYEGSYYDKTIELTDFTSKEALFLSQYPVDITVIPIAEGEAPKVEIEGYMKKSDQLQLVKEEKKTTRIQIGSGDHFDVLKKMKKSDVVFYLPRQKTLGDVSFKIKHGTVMLSHLHANKLGIKIESGELRLNDIYSTTIDITSKNADTTINNFYSDIKIYNDHGKSIVKEGQGIVEISSKTGLINLSDLTSRSTVINNRKGKNVVNSSVIKTLTALNIEGTTIIENQTGRTKIKNTDGKIVLTDLQGELDLKNQHGQVIVYEKDPLDAVVTSNTGIVKWVQNYKSAVEFNLSSKSGKIINEFENNKESSNKITITTQTGDIRIIEKDESN, from the coding sequence ATGAAAAGAATTAATGGTTTCTTTGAAGAAATGAAGACTTATTTCTTAGAGAAAGACTTGGATTCTTTTAACGAAATCAAAGAGGATTTATTGGAACAAATTGAGATACAGTTAGAAGAAGGTAAAACAGAAGAAGAAATAATAGCGGGTTTGGGTAAACCTGAAATGATTGCCGATTCTTTTTATGAAGACCAGCGTCTAGATAAAGCTTTGAAGGCAGAGAAAGATATCGTTGCAGTCGAGGACGTAAAAAAAGTTTATAAAAAGGAACAGCAATTAAAACGAAAAAAAGTGTTAAAGAAGATTCAACTTGCTATTTTTATAGCTATTGGGTTATTGTGTTTAGCACTCAGCATTTATTTAATTGGGTTTGTTTTTGTATATAGCATTTTTGAAAAATATTTTGCTTTTGGACCAGCTACATTGGCTGTATTTTTTTTATGTAGTTTAATTTATTTTATCTGGAAAATTAGAGGAAAACAGTTCGTACATAATAAGTGGTTGGGTATGATCAGTATGATCAGCTTAGTAAGTAGTATTGGTATTTTTTTTAGTGGCCAATGGTTTTATGAAGGTAGCTATTATGATAAGACCATTGAACTAACTGATTTCACTTCAAAAGAAGCCTTGTTTCTTTCGCAATATCCAGTGGACATCACAGTGATCCCAATTGCTGAAGGAGAGGCACCGAAGGTTGAAATAGAAGGATACATGAAAAAGTCAGATCAATTACAACTAGTCAAAGAAGAGAAAAAGACAACTAGGATTCAAATTGGTTCTGGAGACCACTTTGATGTGCTAAAAAAAATGAAAAAAAGTGATGTAGTCTTTTATTTGCCACGACAAAAAACACTTGGAGATGTTTCTTTTAAAATCAAACATGGGACTGTGATGTTAAGTCATTTGCATGCGAATAAACTAGGAATCAAAATTGAGTCGGGCGAACTTCGCTTGAATGATATCTATTCAACGACTATCGATATAACAAGTAAAAATGCAGATACAACAATCAATAATTTTTATTCAGACATCAAAATTTATAATGATCATGGGAAGTCGATTGTAAAAGAAGGTCAAGGAATAGTAGAGATATCTTCTAAAACTGGTCTCATCAATTTGAGTGATTTAACCAGTAGGTCAACAGTGATCAATAATCGCAAAGGCAAAAATGTCGTCAATTCAAGTGTGATCAAAACCTTGACTGCTTTAAATATTGAGGGAACTACGATCATCGAAAATCAAACTGGCAGGACAAAAATCAAAAATACAGATGGTAAAATTGTATTGACGGATCTTCAAGGAGAGTTGGACCTGAAAAATCAGCACGGACAAGTTATTGTTTATGAAAAAGATCCACTTGATGCTGTCGTTACAAGTAATACCGGCATTGTAAAATGGGTACAAAATTATAAATCTGCTGTAGAGTTCAATCTATCGAGTAAATCTGGAAAGATCATTAATGAGTTTGAGAATAACAAAGAATCATCTAATAAAATTACTATTACAACACAAACAGGTGATATTCGGATCATCGAAAAAGATGAATCTAACTAA
- the uvrA gene encoding excinuclease ABC subunit UvrA, whose translation MANDKIVIHGARAHNLKDIDVTIPRDKMVVVTGLSGSGKSSLAFDTLYAEGQRRYVESLSAYARQFLGQMDKPDVDSIDGLSPAISIDQKTTSKNPRSTVGTVTEINDYLRLLFARVGHPICPNDNIEITSQSVEQMVDKVLELPEKTKIQILAPVIVKKKGQHKKIFEMIQREGYVRMRVDGETYDVSEAPELEKNKKHDISIVIDRIVVKDGIRSRLFDSFEAALRLADGYALVDVIDGEEMLFSEHYACPYCGFTVGELEPRLFSFNAPFGACPDCDGLGNKLEVDKDLVIPDGTKTLREGAIVPWNPISSQYYPQMLEQAAESFNIDMDTPFSELPEEHQDIILNGSNGEVFHFHYENDFGGVRDVEVPFEGVLTNIKRRYHETNSDFTRDQMRLYMTELTCTTCKGYRLNPQALSVKIDNTNIGQISELAIKKAVNFFETVTLSEQEQMIAKPILKEVEDRLNFLQNVGLDYLTLSRAAGTLSGGEAQRIRLATQIGSNLSGVLYILDEPSIGLHQRDNDRLIESLKKMRDLGNTLIVVEHDEDTMRASDYLIDVGPGAGHLGGEIVAAGTPDEVAENPKSLTGQYLSGKKVIPVPKERRKGNGKKIKITGAAENNLKNVTVEFPLGEFVAVTGVSGSGKSTLVNQILKKALAQKLNRNSNKPGKHKSITGYKEIEKIIDIDQSPIGRTPRSNPATYTSVFDDIRDLFAKTNEAKVRGYKKGRFSFNVKGGRCEACRGDGIIKIEMHFLPDVYVPCEVCHGKRYNSETLEVHYKGKTIADILDLTVEDAVEFFQHIPKIHRKLKTIVDVGLGYVTLGQPATTLSGGEAQRMKLASELHKNSNGKNFYILDEPTTGLHTDDIARLLLVLERLVEAGNTVLVIEHNLDVIKSADHVIDLGPEGGDGGGTIVATGTPEDIAKVKASYTGKYLKRVL comes from the coding sequence ATGGCAAATGATAAAATCGTCATTCATGGCGCACGTGCACATAATTTAAAAGATATAGATGTTACAATTCCGCGGGACAAAATGGTTGTAGTAACAGGTTTATCGGGTTCTGGAAAAAGTTCATTAGCCTTCGATACACTGTACGCTGAAGGTCAACGACGTTATGTGGAAAGTCTTTCTGCATATGCCAGACAATTTTTAGGACAAATGGATAAACCAGATGTCGATAGTATTGATGGATTAAGCCCAGCAATTTCCATCGATCAAAAAACTACTAGTAAAAATCCGCGCTCAACCGTTGGTACAGTGACGGAGATCAATGATTATTTAAGATTATTGTTTGCCCGTGTGGGGCATCCGATATGTCCGAATGACAACATCGAGATCACCAGTCAATCGGTTGAACAAATGGTAGATAAGGTTCTGGAATTACCAGAAAAAACAAAGATCCAAATCCTAGCACCTGTGATCGTGAAGAAAAAAGGACAACATAAGAAAATTTTCGAAATGATTCAGCGTGAAGGGTATGTTCGGATGCGAGTAGATGGAGAAACGTATGATGTCAGTGAAGCTCCTGAACTTGAAAAAAATAAGAAACATGATATTTCTATAGTGATCGACCGAATCGTGGTGAAAGACGGTATTCGTTCACGTCTATTTGATTCATTTGAAGCAGCATTGCGATTAGCGGACGGGTATGCCTTGGTCGATGTGATCGATGGCGAAGAGATGCTGTTCAGCGAGCACTATGCGTGTCCTTATTGTGGGTTTACCGTTGGTGAGTTAGAGCCTAGACTGTTTTCTTTCAATGCACCATTTGGAGCTTGTCCTGATTGTGATGGGTTGGGAAATAAATTGGAAGTAGATAAGGACTTAGTGATTCCTGATGGGACTAAAACTTTACGTGAAGGAGCTATTGTTCCTTGGAATCCAATCAGCTCACAATATTATCCACAAATGCTGGAGCAGGCGGCTGAAAGTTTTAATATCGACATGGATACACCATTTAGTGAATTACCAGAAGAACATCAGGATATCATTTTGAATGGGTCCAATGGGGAAGTTTTCCATTTCCATTATGAAAATGATTTTGGCGGCGTTCGTGATGTTGAAGTGCCTTTTGAAGGCGTGTTGACGAATATCAAGCGCCGTTATCATGAAACGAATAGTGATTTCACGCGCGATCAAATGCGCTTATATATGACTGAATTGACTTGTACGACGTGTAAAGGCTATCGTTTAAATCCACAAGCTCTTTCTGTAAAAATCGATAATACAAATATTGGGCAAATCAGTGAGTTGGCAATCAAAAAAGCGGTAAACTTTTTTGAAACAGTCACGTTATCTGAACAAGAGCAAATGATTGCTAAGCCGATCTTAAAAGAAGTGGAAGATCGCTTGAATTTCTTGCAAAATGTTGGTTTAGATTATTTGACTCTTAGTAGAGCGGCAGGGACACTTTCCGGCGGAGAAGCGCAGCGGATCCGTTTAGCGACACAAATCGGTTCCAATTTATCCGGTGTTTTATATATCTTAGATGAACCATCCATTGGTCTCCATCAGCGTGATAACGACCGCTTGATCGAGTCACTCAAAAAGATGCGTGATTTAGGAAATACGTTGATCGTTGTAGAACATGATGAAGATACGATGCGGGCCTCTGATTACTTGATCGACGTAGGACCTGGCGCAGGGCACCTTGGCGGAGAAATCGTTGCAGCTGGAACGCCTGATGAAGTAGCAGAAAATCCTAAATCCCTGACAGGTCAGTATTTATCCGGAAAAAAAGTTATTCCGGTACCAAAAGAGCGTCGCAAAGGGAATGGTAAAAAAATCAAGATCACTGGTGCAGCTGAGAATAATCTGAAGAATGTAACCGTTGAATTTCCTTTGGGTGAATTTGTTGCAGTAACAGGTGTTTCTGGCTCAGGAAAGAGTACGTTAGTTAATCAGATTTTAAAAAAGGCGTTGGCTCAAAAGCTCAATCGTAATTCTAATAAACCAGGAAAACATAAGAGTATTACAGGCTATAAAGAGATCGAAAAAATCATTGATATCGATCAAAGTCCAATTGGACGAACACCAAGAAGTAATCCTGCAACCTATACAAGTGTTTTCGATGACATCCGTGATTTGTTTGCAAAAACGAATGAAGCAAAAGTACGCGGCTACAAAAAAGGTCGTTTCAGCTTTAATGTGAAAGGCGGTCGCTGTGAAGCTTGTCGTGGAGACGGGATCATTAAAATCGAAATGCACTTTTTACCAGATGTGTATGTTCCTTGTGAAGTTTGTCATGGCAAACGTTATAACTCTGAAACGTTAGAAGTCCACTATAAAGGTAAGACGATTGCTGACATTTTGGATCTAACAGTTGAAGATGCTGTGGAATTTTTCCAACATATTCCTAAGATTCATCGTAAATTGAAAACAATCGTTGATGTAGGATTAGGTTATGTGACGTTAGGACAGCCTGCAACGACATTATCAGGTGGGGAAGCGCAACGGATGAAACTGGCTAGTGAGCTGCACAAAAATTCCAACGGTAAAAACTTCTATATCTTAGATGAACCGACCACTGGTTTGCATACGGATGATATCGCTCGTTTGCTACTTGTGTTGGAACGATTGGTTGAAGCGGGAAATACGGTCTTAGTGATCGAGCATAATCTAGATGTGATCAAATCAGCTGATCATGTGATCGATCTTGGTCCGGAAGGCGGAGATGGTGGAGGAACGATCGTTGCCACTGGTACGCCGGAAGATATTGCCAAAGTCAAAGCTAGTTATACTGGTAAATATTTGAAGCGGGTTTTATGA
- the rapZ gene encoding RNase adapter RapZ → MADNLQLVIITGMSGAGKTVAIQSFEDMGYFCIDNMPPSLIPKFWELIKESGKVTKIALVIDLRSRNFFREIQDMLVELENTNLIDTTIMFLDATDEELVSRYKETRRAHPLAMDGLVTEGIRKERAILEEIRGDAQVVIDTTDLSPRQLRERINEEFKTRDTHGFRVEMVSFGFKYGLPIDADIVMDVRFLPNPHYIPELRPLTGQDKSVYDYVMSFPETEEFYTRFIDLLKHVMPGYEKEGKSSITIAIGCTGGQHRSVALTERVGDELGKEYHVNITHRDKGKRKETVNRS, encoded by the coding sequence ATGGCTGATAATTTACAATTAGTAATAATCACTGGGATGAGCGGAGCAGGTAAAACTGTCGCTATTCAAAGCTTTGAAGATATGGGGTATTTTTGTATTGATAATATGCCGCCAAGTCTGATTCCAAAATTTTGGGAATTGATCAAGGAATCAGGAAAAGTAACGAAAATCGCTTTAGTGATCGATCTACGTTCGCGTAATTTCTTTAGAGAAATTCAGGATATGCTGGTCGAACTTGAAAATACGAATTTGATCGATACGACGATCATGTTTTTAGATGCAACAGATGAAGAATTAGTTTCGCGCTATAAAGAAACTAGACGTGCTCATCCGTTAGCGATGGATGGCTTGGTCACTGAAGGGATCAGAAAAGAACGTGCGATCCTGGAAGAAATCAGAGGAGATGCTCAGGTTGTCATTGATACAACAGATCTTTCGCCAAGACAATTAAGAGAGCGAATCAATGAAGAATTTAAGACACGAGATACACATGGTTTTCGTGTGGAGATGGTATCGTTTGGGTTTAAATATGGTCTGCCGATCGATGCTGATATTGTAATGGATGTTCGCTTTTTGCCAAATCCTCACTATATACCAGAGTTGAGACCACTGACTGGGCAAGATAAATCTGTTTACGACTATGTCATGAGTTTTCCAGAGACAGAGGAATTTTATACTCGCTTCATCGATCTATTGAAACACGTGATGCCTGGCTATGAAAAAGAAGGTAAATCAAGTATCACTATCGCAATCGGCTGTACTGGCGGACAACATCGTTCAGTTGCTTTGACTGAAAGAGTTGGTGATGAGCTTGGTAAGGAGTATCATGTGAACATCACGCATCGTGATAAAGGAAAACGGAAAGAGACGGTGAATCGCTCATGA